Part of the Chloroflexota bacterium genome, GACGTGCCGCTGGTGGCGATGGTGAGCCGCCTCGATTGGCAGAAAGGCCTTGACATCATGGGCCACGTCATTCATCTGCTCATGAATGATTATGCCGGCGAGGCGCAATTTGTGGTGCTGGGCACGGGCGCGAAAGAATATGAAGACGTGTTTGCCCGGCTGGCCGGTTACCACAAGCAAAAGATGACAGCCTTCCTCACCTACGCCGCCGACCTCGCGCCGCTGATCTACGGTGGAGCCGACATCTTCCTCATGCCCTCTCGCTTTGAGCCATGCGGACTCGGCCAACTGATCGCCATGCACTACGGCTGTGTGCCAGTGGTGCGGGCCACCGGCGGTTTAGCCGACACGGTTCGGGATGGCCTCACCGGCTTCACCTTTGACGACTACACCCCCGAAGCTTTCTGGAATGCCCTGCAACGCGCCATCTACATCTATAATGTTGATCAACCAAGCTGGCGGGCCATCCAACATAACGGCATGATCGAAGACTTCTCTTGGAGCCGCTCGGCGCACGGCTATCAGCAGTTGTACGAATGGGCCATCGCCCGCCTGCGTGGTTACTGAAAGGTAATCGCTCGCACACTAAGCATCCTGAGCGGAGCGGCGGGTGTTGTTGCCGCCGCGCAGTCGAAGGATGCGGCTTTCGCACCAGCGCCGCACCCTTCGACTACGGCCAACGAAAAGCACGTTGGCCTCCGCTCAGGGTGCTACCCCGTGAGCATCTACAAAATCTTTTTTATTGACAAGGACAACTATGAACGAAAAATTTCTCGAACTCAAAAACCGCCTCGCCGAAATTCACGACCTCACCAAAATTTCGTGGGTGCTGGGTTGGGATCAACGGGTGATGATGCCGCAAAAAGGCTCGGCCGTGCGGGCCGAGCAGTTGGCGACGCTCGAAAAGGTGCGGCTGGAAAAATTCATCTCCGATGAAATGGGCCGCCTGCTCGACGACCTTTTGCCTTATGAAGAAAGCCTGCCCTACGACTCCGACGAAGCAAGCCTGATCCGTGTAACGCGGCGCGATTACCAAAAGGCACGCCGCGTGCCCCCGGAACTGGAAGCCGAGATGGCCCGCACCGCCGCCAACGCCACCGAGGCCTGGATCGAAGCCCGCCAGAAATCCGACTTCTCGATTTTCCTGCCGCACTTGCAGAAGAACGTCGAACTCAAACACAAATACGTGGAATGCTTCGACGAGGTGGAGCACGTTTACGATCCTCTGCTCGACGACTACGAGCCGGGCATGAAGACCGCCGAAGTGCGGGCCGTGTTCGACGACCTCAAGAAAGACCTGGTTCCCCTCATCGCCGCCATCAACCAAAAAGCCGACTCGGTCAGTGACGCCTGCCTGCGCGGCCACTTCCCCGTTGACAAACAACGCGAGTTCTCGTTGAGCATCGTCGAGCGCTTCGGCTTCAACCCCGACTCGTGGCGGCTCGACCCGACGGTTCATCCCTTTGCTAGCAGTTCGGCCACCACCGACATCCGCATCACCACCCGCTATCGCGAAGATTTCGTCAACGCCGCCATGTTTGGCACGATGCACGAGTGCGGCCATGGCCTGTACGAAAACGGCATCAGCCCGGCGCTGGAGCGCACCCCGCTCTGCCGGGGCGTCTCGCTCGGCCTGCACGAGTCACAAAGCCGCATGTGGGAAAACTTAGTCGGGCGCAGTCGGCCATTTTGGCGGCACTTCTATCCCAAACTGCAGGCCGCCTTCCCGGATCAATTTAATGGGGTGGAGATGGAGACGTTCTATCGGGCGATCAACAAGGTTCAGCCGTCATTGATCCGGGTGGAAGCCGACGAGGCCACTTACAACCTGCACATCATCTTGCGCTTCGAGTTGGAGCAGGAAATGATGGAAGGCAAGGTCGCCCTGCGCGACCTGCCCGAAGCCTGGAACGCCCGCATGAAGTCTTATCTTGGCGTGGACGTGCCAAACGACGCTCAGGGTGTTCTGCAAGACATTCACTGGTCGAGCGGCGGCATCGGCTACTTCTCCACTTACTCGCTGGGCAACATCATCTCCTGCCAGATTTGGGAGAAGGTGTTGGAAGCCCTGCCGGATATTTACGAGCAATTCGAGCGCGGCGAGTTCATGGCCTTGCGCGAGTGGTTGCGCGAGAATCTGCACAAGCACGGGCGCAAGTTCACCCCGAAGGAGACGCTAGAGAAAGTGGCAGGCAGTTCCATCAACGTTGGGCCGTATGTGAAGTATCTCAAGAGCAAGTACGGCGAGATTTACGGTTTGTAAGTTTATCCGCAGATTACGCAGATGATTCCAAATCTGCGCGCGAAACGTCTGTGAAAATCTGTGGATCAAAGTTTGGAATGGATTATCTTCTAAAACCCCATGCCACCCCTCAACACCGCTTTGCCTACATCGGCATTCCGCACGACGCCGCCACCAGCATCGGCAACCCCGGCGCGCGGTTTGCTCCGGCGGCCCTGCGCGAATCCCTGCGGGGCGTGTTCGAGTGGCGGCTCCGCGACGGCAAGTTGGCCGACATTGACGAAGGCCTCATTGATCTCTCGGCGGTGGAAGTGGCCGACTTCGGCGACGTTGCCCTCAGTTATTACGACACCCAGAAGACGGTCGAAGAAAGCTATGCCCTGGTGCGGCAGGCATTGGATGCCGGATACATTCCGCTGGTGGTTGGCGGCGACCACGGCATCAGCTACCCGGCCATCAAAGCCCTTCATGACACGCGCTCGGGCCGCATCGGCCTCATCCAACTCGACGCGCACCGCGACCTGATGCACTTCTCAGATCGGCAGGGCCGCTTCTCAGGCAGCAGTGGCATGAGGCGTTCGCTGGAGTTGGAACGGCTGGCCGGGCCGAATCTGGTGCAGGTGGGTTTGCGCGGCTACACCACGGTTGAGCAGTTCGAGATGGGTGACGAGTTGGAAGTGCGGCGCATTAGCGCCACGCGGTTTGCGGCGATGGGGCCGAAGGCCGCCGCCGAGCAGGCCCTGGCCTGGGCGAGCGACGGGACCGAGGCCGTTTACCTGACGGTGGATATGGACGTGTTGAATTCAGGGGAAGCGCCGGGTGCCGGGTGGCCGGAACCGGGCGGGTTGACCGGCCAGCAGGTGATTGACTTCCTGCGAATCGTCGCCCCGCACTGCGCCGCGATGGACATTGCCGAACTCAACCCGCTCTACGACAGCCCGGCGCGGGCTACCGCCATTTTGGCGGCGCGATTGCTGTTGGATTTTATTACGGCGCGGGTGAGGGCCGCCGCGTGATCGCATCCGCGATTTTTGTTACACGGATCATCTGGGCCACATCATGCACGCGCACGATGTCCGCGCCGCGATCAATGCTCAGGGCCACTGCCGCCGCCGTCCCTTCCAGGCGCTGGTCAGGCGGCAGGTTGAGGGTGTAGCCCACAAATGACTTGCGTGACGGGCCGACGAGAATCGGATAGCCAAGCGCCTTGAGTTCGCCCAAACGATCCACCAGCTCCAGATTCTGTTCGACTGTCTTCCCAAAACCGATGCCGGGGTCAACGATGATACGCTCCGGTTTGACTCCGGCTTTGAGCGCCAGTTCAATGGACTCATCCAGTTCGCGCTTGATGTCGCCCAACAGTTCGTCGTATTCCACGCCCACGTAACGCCCGCCCAACTGCGCCGATTGGGCCGCATCCTTTGGCTTGCTCCGGTTGTGCATCAGAACGACGGCAGCCCCGGTTTCGACGGCCACACGTCCCATCTGCGAATCCATTCGGAAGCCCCACACGTCGTTAATCATCGTCGCCCCGGCCTCGACGGCCTGCCGTGCCACTTCGGCCTTGTAGGTGTCAATTGAGATCGGCGCGCTCACGGCTTTGGCGATTTCGCGGATGACGGGAATGACGCGCCGCAATTCTTCTTCGACGAGAGTCGATTGACTGCCGGGGCGAGTTGATTCGCCGCCCACGTCAATCAAATGGGCGCCCGCCTCTGCTTGTTCAACCGCTTGCTTCACCGCCGTCGCCACCCAGTTATCGCCTTTCACCAGCCCGTCGCCGGAAAACGAGTCGGGCGTGACGTTGATGATGCCCATCAGGTAAGTTTGCTTGCCCCACTCGAAGGTGGTGGAGCCGAAGGTGAAAGTTGGAGAGATTGGCATGTTTCGTCA contains:
- a CDS encoding carboxypeptidase M32; this encodes MNEKFLELKNRLAEIHDLTKISWVLGWDQRVMMPQKGSAVRAEQLATLEKVRLEKFISDEMGRLLDDLLPYEESLPYDSDEASLIRVTRRDYQKARRVPPELEAEMARTAANATEAWIEARQKSDFSIFLPHLQKNVELKHKYVECFDEVEHVYDPLLDDYEPGMKTAEVRAVFDDLKKDLVPLIAAINQKADSVSDACLRGHFPVDKQREFSLSIVERFGFNPDSWRLDPTVHPFASSSATTDIRITTRYREDFVNAAMFGTMHECGHGLYENGISPALERTPLCRGVSLGLHESQSRMWENLVGRSRPFWRHFYPKLQAAFPDQFNGVEMETFYRAINKVQPSLIRVEADEATYNLHIILRFELEQEMMEGKVALRDLPEAWNARMKSYLGVDVPNDAQGVLQDIHWSSGGIGYFSTYSLGNIISCQIWEKVLEALPDIYEQFERGEFMALREWLRENLHKHGRKFTPKETLEKVAGSSINVGPYVKYLKSKYGEIYGL
- a CDS encoding arginase family protein gives rise to the protein MDYLLKPHATPQHRFAYIGIPHDAATSIGNPGARFAPAALRESLRGVFEWRLRDGKLADIDEGLIDLSAVEVADFGDVALSYYDTQKTVEESYALVRQALDAGYIPLVVGGDHGISYPAIKALHDTRSGRIGLIQLDAHRDLMHFSDRQGRFSGSSGMRRSLELERLAGPNLVQVGLRGYTTVEQFEMGDELEVRRISATRFAAMGPKAAAEQALAWASDGTEAVYLTVDMDVLNSGEAPGAGWPEPGGLTGQQVIDFLRIVAPHCAAMDIAELNPLYDSPARATAILAARLLLDFITARVRAAA
- the folP gene encoding dihydropteroate synthase, with the translated sequence MPISPTFTFGSTTFEWGKQTYLMGIINVTPDSFSGDGLVKGDNWVATAVKQAVEQAEAGAHLIDVGGESTRPGSQSTLVEEELRRVIPVIREIAKAVSAPISIDTYKAEVARQAVEAGATMINDVWGFRMDSQMGRVAVETGAAVVLMHNRSKPKDAAQSAQLGGRYVGVEYDELLGDIKRELDESIELALKAGVKPERIIVDPGIGFGKTVEQNLELVDRLGELKALGYPILVGPSRKSFVGYTLNLPPDQRLEGTAAAVALSIDRGADIVRVHDVAQMIRVTKIADAITRRPSPAP